GCCTCGGGCTCTTGGCAGGCGATAACGAATTCCGTGGCGTAGAGCGCTCCCAGCCCCTGATTGGCGTCGGGATCGAGGAAGTCCGCTTCGAACAGGGTGAGCGTCTCGCCGCTTTCGCCGGCGACTTCCACCACGTGACACAACGGCGGCGGATCTCCGGCAAAGGACACCGGATCCTTCAAGGGCGGCTCGATGGCGATGTAGAAAGTGGGGTCGTAGCTCTTGAAGCTGACCTTGGCGAGACGAGGGTCGATGGGGTCCTTCAGCGGAAGAACGAAATCGAGAGCGAGAATGCCGTCCTCGAAGGTCGACACATAGTCCGTCACTTCGCCATAGGTGGCCTCGGCGCCGTCGACGGTCACCTGCGTGAAATAGCGGTATTCCTTCAGGTTGGTGATATTCAGATCGGCCAAAGGCCGCAGTTCTTCGGCCTCCAGAGTCCCGTCGCCGTTCTTGTCCAGCCCCTCGATGGCGAAGAGGCTGTAGAACTCGTCGAAGCGCCAGGAAATCCGCAGTGCCGAGACCCGCTGTGCCCCGTCGAAGAGAACCTTGCTGCGCGCATCGATCCAAACGTGGGGATGCGCCACCGCCGCGCCCCCGGAGAGGGCGCCGATCAGGGCTGCCAGCACGGCGCCCGCCGTCCAAGAGATCCGCTTCGTCATTCCGGTCCCCAAAAGCCTTCGCTGCCGCCGCGGGTCGAATCGGCCCGGCCCGGCAACTCTTCTTTACGACCTTAAACTTACGATTTCCTTCCGGCCAGCGGCCTCTCGCCTCCGCCGCGCCGGCGGGCCCCGCGCCGCGGCAAGGTTTCAATTGTTTCAGGACCGCCCGCCGTCGGAGGCACGGGCCGCCGTCCCCGCGCCCTCCAGTCTCCAAGCATAATATTTTGAAATAATTAAACTATTCCGCCGACCGGGGGGAGGAGCCACGGCAACGGCGATCCCCAACGTCGGCCGCCCCGGGCCACGAACAATTGATACCGAAACCCCGCTGTGCCGACATCGGCATGAAACAGCCGCCTTCTATATCTGCAGCCTAGCGGCTGAACGGCGCGCCGAGAGAGGACCCGGCCGCCGCCGGTCCGGGCGAGCAATCAGCAATCGACAAACCTGGTGACGTGACATGAGCAATTCCGAAGTTTTCGGCTCGCCGATGATCCTGACAGGTCAGAGACCCGTCAGCCCGTTCGGCGCGGTCCCCTTCGCCCCGCAGCGCAACACGGTCCCGGCGCGGCTTTTCCGTTTTCTGGCAAGCCTGCTGCGCCAGGCCCTTACGTCCGACGAGAGCCCAAGGCGCATCCGCAAGACCGCCGTGGCGCTGTCCCGCTTGGATGACAGGACGCTGCGCGATATCGGCCTCAACCGGGCCTCGATCATTTCCGCGGCCCACGAGGCGGAGCTGCGCCGCAGCTCCCGTTCCGGGCGCGCCCGAACGTAACCCGAACCCGGACCGGCCGCCGCTTGGGGACGCGGCGGCCGTCCGGCACAGCAGCCTGGGCAGGTCATGGGATGGGAGAACCCTCGAAGTCAACTGACGACGACAAGCCGCGGCACTGCGGTCAGGCGGCGCGGCCGCCTGCCGAGAAGCCGCCTTTCCTCTGGTGTGCCGCTCGGCTAATCTGCTTGACGTCCCCGGCAGGCAGTCCGCCTGCGCCTCCGGACCACCCCAGCGGGAGCGATCCGGCGGTGTGGCAGGGGGCCGCTCAAGGGGGCACCATGTCCGCGCCGAAATCCGAGACCCGACGGCAGGAACCGCAGTCTCCCGTGGAGACCGACCCCGATCTCCTGGCGCTGATGGCGGCACGGCTGCCGGCGGTGTTCTACCGCGGGCGCCTGGAGGCGGAAGGCCTGCGCCTGGAGAGGGTGAGCGGACGGGCCGAAGAGATCACCGGCTATGACGCGGAGCGCCTCTGTGCCGAAGATGCCCCCTTCGAAGCGCTGATCCATCCCGACGACCGGCCCGTCTACCGCCGGGCGCTGAGCCGCGCCGCTGCCGAAGGCGGCGCCGGCCTGGACTACCGCCTGCGCAAGCCGGACGGTACCGTCCTGCGCTGCCGCGACGAGATCGCCGTCCGCGACGGCGCGGTGACCGGCATGCTGCTGAACCTCGGCGACGCCCGCCGGGAGGAGATGGAGGAGGACGAGATCCTGCGCCAGCGCCACGGCATCATCGAGCGGGCCTCCCACCCCATCGTGCTGTCGGATGCGCAAGGGAACATCACCGCCTGCAACCGCGCCGCCCAGTCTCTCTTCGGCACCGCCTGCGAGGAGGTTGCCGGGCAGGACTTCGCCAACCTCCTGCTGGCCCCCGAGAGCCGCGCCGACTACCGCGACACCGTCGCCGGACTGCTCGCACAGCCGGGCGAGGATGCGGCGCCCGGCGCCCTCTCGCTGACCGCCCGCCGCAGAGACGGCAGCCTCCTTCCGGTCGAGGTCATGGCCAGCGTGATCACCCTGGCCGGCGCGCGCAATGTGGTGACCGAACTGCACGACATCAGTCAAAGGATCAACGCAGAGGAGGAACTAGAGCGGGTCTGGCGCCTGCTGCGCGATGCCGTCGACAACATCCCCAACGGCTTCGCCATCTACGGCGAGGACCAGCGGCTGATCCTCTGCAACGCCTCCTACGCTTCGCTCTACGACGCCAGTCCGGAAGACATGGTCGGCTCCTCGACCCTGGACAACTACCTGAGGGGTCGCGCGAAGATGAAGGTTTTCGACGGCAGGCCCGTCGACAGCGGCGAGGACGGAGAGGAAGACAGCCTGTGGCTCGACAAAGTCATCGCCGCCGAGAAGGAGCCGGTCGAATTCCAACTGCACGACGGCACCTGGCTGCAGACCTCGACCCACCCCATCCACGGCGGCGGGCGCGTCTACGTCCGCACCGACATCACCAAGCTGAAGCGCATCGAGGAATCGCTGCGCCAGAGCGAGCAGAAGTTCCGCGTTCTGGTGGAGAACAACCCGCTGCCGCTCTGGCTGACCGACACCTACAGCGGCGAGGTTCTGTACCACAGCCCGGCGGCCGCGGAGCTGCTGGGATACAGCTGGCCCATCACCGAGCTCTACCACTCCGAGCGCTCCTTCGCCTCGCCGGAAGAGCGCGAGGCCTGCACCAACGAGCTGATCGAGAAAGGCCGCCTGGACGGCCGCGTGACACGGCTGAAGAAGGCCGACGGCAGCGAATTCTGGGGCGCCGTGTCCGCGCGCCTGGCCAAGATCGGCGACCGCGCCTTCTCCATCGGTACGGTGGTCGACCTGACCGGACAGATGGCCAAGGAGGCCGAGCTGCGCGAGGCCCGCGAGACCCTGCACGACGCGGTGGAATCGCTCTCCGAGGGCTTTGCGCTTTACGACGCCAAAGACCGCCTGGTGATGTGCAACCAGCGCTACCGGGACTTCAACTTCATGAGCGCCGAGGCCCTGACTCCGGGCGTTCCCTGGATCGACTTCATCCGCAGCGGCGCCGAGCGCGGGCAATACGTCGGCGCCGAAGGCCGCGTCGAGGAATGGCTGGAAGAGCGCAAGAAACTGCGCCAGCAGTTCTCCACCGAGATGGAGTTCCAGCAGGCCGACGGTCGCTGGTTCCAGTTCTCCAACCAGCCGACCCGCCAGGGCGGCATCGTCGTGACCCGCACCGACGTCACCAACCGCAAGGAGATGGAGCGGGCGCTGCGCGAAAGCGAGAGCCTGGTGCGCTCGATCCTCGAGTCCTCGCCGGTGCCGGTGGCCATGGTACGGGCCGAAGACGGCCTGGTGATCTACGAGAGCCCGGCCTCGCGGCGCGTCTTCGGGCAGATGCAGACCTCGGGCGAGCCGTCCTACATCCGCGACCTCTACGTCAACCCGGAAGACCGCCTGCGCTATCTCGAACTGCTGCGCTCCCAGGGCACCGTGGAAGGCTTCGAGGTGCAACTGCGCCGCGCCGACGGCGAGGTGATCTGGGTCTCGCTCACCGCCAGCCTCATCGAATACCAGGGCGAGGAGATGATCGTCGCCAGCGCCCATGACCTGACCGAGCGCCGCGCGGTGGAGGAGCAGATGACCCGCCAGCGCGAGGCGCTGTACCAGAGCGAGAAGCTGAGCGCCCTGGGCGCGCTGCTGGCCGGCGTGGCGCATGAACTGAACAATCCTCTCTCGGTGGTCGTCGGCCATGCCCAACTGATGAAGGAAACCGCCGAGGACCCGCGCACCGTCCAGCGCGCCGAGAAGATCGGCAATGCCGCCGACCGCTGCTCGCGCATCGTGAAGTCCTTCCTGGCCATGGCGCGCCAGCGCCCGCCGGAGCGCCGCGCCGTCGACCTGCGCGACATCGTGCAGGCGACCCTGGACGTCACCGGCTATTCGCTGCGCACCGCCAATATCGAGGTGGAGATGGACATCGGCGCCGCGGTGCCGCCGGTCTGGGCCGACTCCGACCAGCTGAACCAGGTGGTCACCAACATCATCGTCAACGCCCAACAGGCGATGATGGAAGTTCAGGGTCCGCGCATCCTGACCATCAAGGGAACCTATGACACCAAGCACGATGAGGTGCGCCTGAACCTGGCCGATACCGGCCCCGGTATTCCCGAGGAGATCCGCAGCCGGATCTTCGAACCCTTCTTCACCACCAAGGACATCGGCGAAGGCACCGGCGTCGGCCTGGCCGTCAGCCACCGCGTCATCGAGGCCCACGACGGGCGCATCCGGGTCGACAGCACGCCGGGCAAGGGCGCCGCCTTCACCCTGGTGCTGCCGGCCAGCACCCAGGCCAGGGAGGCGCCGGCGGAAACCCCGGCCGCGGCGGCCGACAGCCCCAAGGCCCGCATCCTCATCATCGACGACGAGCCGGAGGTGCTGCAGACCCTGGCCGAGATCCTGACAGCCCAGGGCCACGACGTGATGACGGCCGATTCCGGCATGCGGGCGCTGGGCCTGATCGAAGGCTACAGTTTCGACGTCATCCTCAGCGACGTGCGCATGCCCAAGCTGGACGGGCCGAGCCTCTATGCCGCCCTGGAGCGCAAGGACCCCAGCCTGCTGCGCCGCACCGCCTTCGTCTCCGGCGACACGCTCAGCCCTTCGGCGCGGGTTTTCCTGCAGCGGGTGCAGCGCCCCTTCATCGAGAAACCCTTCAACCTGGACGAGGTGCGCGGCCTCATCGCGCAGATCCTCGCCCAGCAGCCACGGGCCGCGTCGCACGGCGCCCCATGAACACCGCGGCAGAGGCCTTGATTTAAGGAAGCAATGGAATGCAAGGGCAGAAGCACATAGTCGTCGTGGACGACGAACCCGGCATCCGCGAAACCATCCAGGAATACCTGGAGCTGCACGATTTCCGCGTCACCCCGGCAGACGGCGGCGCGGCGCTGCGCGAGGCGGTGGGCGAGAACGACGTCGACCTGGTGCTGCTCGACATCCGCATGCCCGGCGAGGACGGCCTTTCCCTGGCGCGCTACCTGCGCGGCAACTGCGAGGTCGGCATCATCATGCTGACCGCCGCCGGCGAGGTGGTCGACCGCATCGTCGGCCTGGAGATGGGCGCCGACGACTACCTGGCCAAGCCGGTCGACCTGCGCGAGCTGTTGGCCCGCATCAAGGCGGTGCTGCGCCGCGCCGAAAAGACAAAGTCGCCCGCAGGCGGCGACGAGGACGCCGACGCCCGCCTGGCGCGCTTC
The sequence above is drawn from the Pelagibius sp. CAU 1746 genome and encodes:
- a CDS encoding DUF1007 family protein, coding for MTKRISWTAGAVLAALIGALSGGAAVAHPHVWIDARSKVLFDGAQRVSALRISWRFDEFYSLFAIEGLDKNGDGTLEAEELRPLADLNITNLKEYRYFTQVTVDGAEATYGEVTDYVSTFEDGILALDFVLPLKDPIDPRLAKVSFKSYDPTFYIAIEPPLKDPVSFAGDPPPLCHVVEVAGESGETLTLFEADFLDPDANQGLGALYATEFVIACQEPEAIQ
- a CDS encoding DUF1127 domain-containing protein yields the protein MSNSEVFGSPMILTGQRPVSPFGAVPFAPQRNTVPARLFRFLASLLRQALTSDESPRRIRKTAVALSRLDDRTLRDIGLNRASIISAAHEAELRRSSRSGRART
- a CDS encoding PAS domain S-box protein, whose translation is MSAPKSETRRQEPQSPVETDPDLLALMAARLPAVFYRGRLEAEGLRLERVSGRAEEITGYDAERLCAEDAPFEALIHPDDRPVYRRALSRAAAEGGAGLDYRLRKPDGTVLRCRDEIAVRDGAVTGMLLNLGDARREEMEEDEILRQRHGIIERASHPIVLSDAQGNITACNRAAQSLFGTACEEVAGQDFANLLLAPESRADYRDTVAGLLAQPGEDAAPGALSLTARRRDGSLLPVEVMASVITLAGARNVVTELHDISQRINAEEELERVWRLLRDAVDNIPNGFAIYGEDQRLILCNASYASLYDASPEDMVGSSTLDNYLRGRAKMKVFDGRPVDSGEDGEEDSLWLDKVIAAEKEPVEFQLHDGTWLQTSTHPIHGGGRVYVRTDITKLKRIEESLRQSEQKFRVLVENNPLPLWLTDTYSGEVLYHSPAAAELLGYSWPITELYHSERSFASPEEREACTNELIEKGRLDGRVTRLKKADGSEFWGAVSARLAKIGDRAFSIGTVVDLTGQMAKEAELREARETLHDAVESLSEGFALYDAKDRLVMCNQRYRDFNFMSAEALTPGVPWIDFIRSGAERGQYVGAEGRVEEWLEERKKLRQQFSTEMEFQQADGRWFQFSNQPTRQGGIVVTRTDVTNRKEMERALRESESLVRSILESSPVPVAMVRAEDGLVIYESPASRRVFGQMQTSGEPSYIRDLYVNPEDRLRYLELLRSQGTVEGFEVQLRRADGEVIWVSLTASLIEYQGEEMIVASAHDLTERRAVEEQMTRQREALYQSEKLSALGALLAGVAHELNNPLSVVVGHAQLMKETAEDPRTVQRAEKIGNAADRCSRIVKSFLAMARQRPPERRAVDLRDIVQATLDVTGYSLRTANIEVEMDIGAAVPPVWADSDQLNQVVTNIIVNAQQAMMEVQGPRILTIKGTYDTKHDEVRLNLADTGPGIPEEIRSRIFEPFFTTKDIGEGTGVGLAVSHRVIEAHDGRIRVDSTPGKGAAFTLVLPASTQAREAPAETPAAAADSPKARILIIDDEPEVLQTLAEILTAQGHDVMTADSGMRALGLIEGYSFDVILSDVRMPKLDGPSLYAALERKDPSLLRRTAFVSGDTLSPSARVFLQRVQRPFIEKPFNLDEVRGLIAQILAQQPRAASHGAP
- a CDS encoding response regulator, with protein sequence MQGQKHIVVVDDEPGIRETIQEYLELHDFRVTPADGGAALREAVGENDVDLVLLDIRMPGEDGLSLARYLRGNCEVGIIMLTAAGEVVDRIVGLEMGADDYLAKPVDLRELLARIKAVLRRAEKTKSPAGGDEDADARLARFGRFTLNLDSHKLFDAEGGEIPLTGMEFDLLKAFADNPNRVLSRDQLLNLAHNRDWEPFDRSIDIRIARIRRKIESDPAKPQVIKTVRGAGYIYSTAKS